The genomic segment ACCACGACCGATTTCTTTGATAATCCGATAACGGTCCGCAAAGATTTTGCCGATTTGAATCATCAGTTAACCTCCTGTACTTCCGTTTCAGATTGTCCATCAAATTTAATCAAAATTACTGTAATGTTGTCAAAACCACCATGCTCGTTCGCAAGGCGAATCAATGCTTCTGATTTGTTATCCAAAGTCAAGTCTTCTCTAGCAAAGATTTCTAGGATTTCTCCAGCTGAAACCATGTTAGTAAGACCATCAGAGTTCATCAACAGAACATCACCTTCTTGAAGTTCAAAAGATTGAATATCTGCTTGCACTTCTGTTGTTTGACCTAAAGAACGTGTAATAATATTTTTGTTTGGATGAACTTCAGCTTCTTCTTCAGTAATTTGCCCTGCATCAACAAGTTCTTGAACCAAAGAGTGATCTGTCGTTACTTTACTGAGTGCGCCATCTCGGATTAAATAAGTTCGACTATCACCAACGTGAGCTGAGATTGCCACATTTTCTTTGATGACTACCGCTTCAAGCGTTGTTCCCATCCCTTGATATTCATCAAGTTTGCCGAGACTAGCAATATTCTCATTTTCATTACGAATTTGATTACGCAGCCATAACTCAAGGGTTGCTTCCGGTGTTCCTGCATCAAAAAACGTCTCTGACCAGAGTTTGCCGAGATCTTCTACGGTAAGTTTACTCGCAACATTTCCC from the Lactococcus allomyrinae genome contains:
- a CDS encoding Stp1/IreP family PP2C-type Ser/Thr phosphatase, with product MEYSILSDIGSKRGTNQDYADSYVNRAGYRLFLLADGMGGHKAGNVASKLTVEDLGKLWSETFFDAGTPEATLELWLRNQIRNENENIASLGKLDEYQGMGTTLEAVVIKENVAISAHVGDSRTYLIRDGALSKVTTDHSLVQELVDAGQITEEEAEVHPNKNIITRSLGQTTEVQADIQSFELQEGDVLLMNSDGLTNMVSAGEILEIFAREDLTLDNKSEALIRLANEHGGFDNITVILIKFDGQSETEVQEVN